The Microbacterium forte sequence CGACACCGACGCCCAGAGCGAGGATGATGCTCGCGGCGACCGTGGACGCGAGCTTCTTCGCGACCTGGGTCACCCCTTGACCGCCGATCCGGCGACGGATTCGACGATCTGCCGCTGCGCGATCGCGAAGAGGATCAGGACGGGGACGGATGCGATCACCGCTCCTGCCATGACGATCGCGAAGTGCGTCGAGTAGGCGCCCTGCAATTGGCTGAGTCCCGGCTGCAACGTGAGGTTCTCGGGGCTCAGCAGCACGTACACCGGCCAGAGGAAGTCGTTCCAGTTGCCGAGGAACGACAGCACCGCCAGAGTCGCCAACGCGGGTCGAGCGAGCGGAAGCACCACCTGCACGAAGATCCGGATGTCGCCGGCACCGTCGATGCGGGCGGCCTCCTCGATCTCGGGCGGCAGCCCGACGAAGAACTGTCGCAGGAAGAAGATTCCGAAGGCACCGGCGGCACCGGGCACCGTGATGGCCCAGATCGTGTCGAGCCAGCCGAGGTTCTGCACGATCAGGTAGTTCGGGATGAGGAAGACCACCGGAGGAACGAGAAGCGTCGCGATGATGACGCCGAAGATGATCCTCTTGCCCGCGAACTCGAGCCGAGCCAGTGCATACGCCCCCATCGACGCCGTCACGAGGATCAGGACGGTCTGCAGGGTCGCGGCGGCGAAGCTGTTCCAGAGCCAGAGGAAGATCGGCTGCTCTCCCGAGCCGAGCAGGCTCTGGTAGGCCTCGATCGAGAACGGGTCCGGCAGCGAGAACGGCGATCTGATCGCATCGGCATCGGTCTTGAACGACGTGATCAGCATCCACAGAAGCGGGAGGACGATCACGAGAGCCAGTGCGACGAGCGCGGCATAGAGGGCGACGCGCCCCCACGTGCGGCGAGCGGACGGGCGACGGGTCAGTGCTGTGGTCATGATGCCTTCTCGACTCGTTCGCGCTGCAGCCGGAAATTGATCACGCTGACGATCGCGAGCGCGAGGAACAGGATGTAGCTCATGGCGGCAGCCGGTGCCATGTTGTTCTGCGAGAGACCCTGGTCGGCGATGTACATGATCACCGTCCGCGTCTCGGTGCCCGGGCCGCCCTTCGTGAGGAGGTAGGACTGGCCGAACATGTTCGCCGACGCGAGGATCGTGGTCGTGGTGATGAAGGTCATCACCGGACGGAGTCCTGGAAGGGTGACGCTCGAGAACTTCCGCATCGCTCCGGCGCCGTCGAGCGCGGCCGCTTCATAGAGGTCGCCGTTGATGCCCTTGAGGCCGGCCAGGAAGATGATCGTGTTGAGTCCCATGGTCCACCAGACGGTGACGCCGACGATGGAGACCCAGACCCAGGGGACGTCGACCGTCCACGGGATGTCCGAGGGGAGCCCGACCACGCCGAGCAGGTGGTTGAGGATGCCCGACTGCGTGTCGAAGATGTAGCCCCAGATCACGCCGATGACCGCGACGCCGAGCACATACGGCGCGAAGAAGATCGTGCGGAACGTCGTGGCCGCGCGGATGCGCTGGTTCAGCAGGATCGCCACGAGAAGCGGGATGACGACGAGGAACGGCACGCTGATCACGATGAAGATCCCGGTGACGCTCATCGACTTCCAGAAGTCGCTGGAGAGCACGTTGCCCGGGGTGAACAGATCGATGTAGTTCTGGAATCCGACGAACTCCTGCACGTCGCGGAACGGGCTCCAGTTGGTGAGGCTCATCCAGATGCCGAAGATCCCTGGGCCGGCGACGAAAGTCAGGAAGAGCACGAGGAACGGAGCGAGGAACAGATACGCGGTGAGCGTCTTGCGCCGAGAGGATGCGGAGCCCGCAGGTCTGCGCGGGTGTCGCCCCCCAGCGCTGCTGCGCTGGGGGGCGACGAGGGTGGCTGTCTCAGTCACCGTACTTGGCCCGGTTCTGCTCGAGGATCTGATCGGCCTTGGCCGCGGCGTCGTCGAGCGCGGTCTTCGGATCCTTCTTGCCGGTGAGGGCCTCGTTCAGCGCGAGGGTGATCTGCGCGTTGACCTCGGAGATCCCGGGCGAGACCGTCTCGTAGTGGGCGTA is a genomic window containing:
- a CDS encoding carbohydrate ABC transporter permease, yielding MTTALTRRPSARRTWGRVALYAALVALALVIVLPLLWMLITSFKTDADAIRSPFSLPDPFSIEAYQSLLGSGEQPIFLWLWNSFAAATLQTVLILVTASMGAYALARLEFAGKRIIFGVIIATLLVPPVVFLIPNYLIVQNLGWLDTIWAITVPGAAGAFGIFFLRQFFVGLPPEIEEAARIDGAGDIRIFVQVVLPLARPALATLAVLSFLGNWNDFLWPVYVLLSPENLTLQPGLSQLQGAYSTHFAIVMAGAVIASVPVLILFAIAQRQIVESVAGSAVKG
- a CDS encoding carbohydrate ABC transporter permease, with protein sequence MTETATLVAPQRSSAGGRHPRRPAGSASSRRKTLTAYLFLAPFLVLFLTFVAGPGIFGIWMSLTNWSPFRDVQEFVGFQNYIDLFTPGNVLSSDFWKSMSVTGIFIVISVPFLVVIPLLVAILLNQRIRAATTFRTIFFAPYVLGVAVIGVIWGYIFDTQSGILNHLLGVVGLPSDIPWTVDVPWVWVSIVGVTVWWTMGLNTIIFLAGLKGINGDLYEAAALDGAGAMRKFSSVTLPGLRPVMTFITTTTILASANMFGQSYLLTKGGPGTETRTVIMYIADQGLSQNNMAPAAAMSYILFLALAIVSVINFRLQRERVEKAS